Proteins encoded in a region of the Vicia villosa cultivar HV-30 ecotype Madison, WI linkage group LG5, Vvil1.0, whole genome shotgun sequence genome:
- the LOC131607252 gene encoding senescence-specific cysteine protease SAG39-like codes for MAAKNQLYHSGIALTFIFCLGLLTIQVTSRTLQYDSMHERHQQWMSYYGKVYKDTQERENRLKIFAENMNYIEASNNVNSNKSYKLGINQFADLTNEEFTASRNKFKGHMCSSITRTSTFKYENATAVPSTVDWRKKGAVTPVKNQGQCGCCWAFSAVAATEGIHQLSTGKLVSLSEQELVDCDTKGVDQGCEGGLMDDAFKFIIQNHGLTTEAQYPYQGVDGTCSANQASTQAATITGYEDVPANNEQALQKAVANQPISVAIDASGSDFQFYKSGVFTGSCGTELDHGVTAVGYGVDSDGTKYWLVKNSWGTDWGEEGYIRMQMGVDAAEGLCGIAMQASYPTA; via the exons ATGGCTGCcaaaaatcaattatatcataGTGGTATTGCATTGACATTCATATTCTGCCTGGGTTTGTTGACTATTCAAGTCACTTCTCGCACTCTCCAATACGACTCTATGCATGAGAGGCACCAGCAATGGATGAGTTACTATGGCAAAGTCTATAAGGACACTCAAGAAAGGGAGAACCGTCTAAAAATATTTGCAGAAAACATGAATTACATTGAAGCATCCAACAATGTTAACAGTAACAAATCATACAAACTAGGCATCAATCAATTTGCGGACCTCACCAACGAGGAATTCACAGCTTCTAGAAACAAATTCAAGGGGCATATGTGCTCCTCAATCACAAGAACATCTACTTTTAAGTATGAAAATGCAACTGCGGTTCCATCCACGGTTGATTGGAGGAAGAAAGGAGCAGTGACTCCTGTGAAGAATCAAGGCCAATGTG GATGTTGTTGGGCATTCTCTGCGGTTGCAGCAACGGAAGGAATTCATCAGTTGAGTACAGGAAAATTAGTGTCTTTATCAGAGCAAGAACTTGTTGATTGCGACACAAAAGGTGTGGACCAAGGTTGTGAGGGTGGTCTTATGGATGATGCTTTCAAATTCATCATTCAAAATCACGGACTCACCACGGAAGCTCAATACCCCTATCAAGGTGTTGACGGAACGTGCAGTGCAAACCAAGCATCCACCCAAGCGGCTACCATTACAGGATATGAAGATGTCCCGGCCAACAATGAGCAGGCACTACAAAAAGCTGTGGCAAATCAACCAATTTCTGTAGCCATTGATGCTAGTGGATCCGACTTTCAATTTTACAAAAGTGGTGTGTTTACTGGTTCATGTGGAACCGAGTTGGATCATGGTGTCACTGCTGTGGGATATGGTGTGGATAGTGATGGAACCAAATATTGGTTGGTTAAAAACTCATGGGGAACAGATTGGGGTGAAGAAGGATACATTAGAATGCAAATGGGAGTTGATGCTGCTGAAGGACTGTGTGGCATTGCAATGCAAGCATCTTACCCTActgcttaa